From Triticum aestivum cultivar Chinese Spring chromosome 4A, IWGSC CS RefSeq v2.1, whole genome shotgun sequence, a single genomic window includes:
- the LOC123083538 gene encoding aspartic proteinase nepenthesin-1-like, whose protein sequence is MAAPTSLLLLLLLLLAPPDSSAAPVAGLIPELKFFEKSISAIEEVAGYYLEEKKEEGVKDVSGEQSSADDRQLGNSAADSYGALIFDLPVGTSPPQVLPFVMDITTDLVWAQCGKPGPTYAPTFRPNRSDSFSPIGCADPACSRLMPKYKCAGPSDRCGGTSAFLATDTFTFGTTPAKGMVFGCIGKVPERNLNSTFGSAGFSRGPLSLVSQLQISRFSYFIDDGGGDKSFVSFSVADDAAPAKDKGSRSTPLLKGKYPDLYYVKLTGVQVDGELLKGIPEETFSGSSGVILSTTLPVTYLEQAAYKVLRQKLLTQILQQKVVGVPKSPDEDRLCFPTKEFAAVKVPTVALVFDGADAAMELNVKNYFFNVAGSGQTCLTIRPSTGGSVLGSLLQTGRNMTYDIHDEGGVLTFGPAMPAGGQAAAATKGGAPAPAQASLVTIATLLLLGRVLIF, encoded by the coding sequence ATGGCAGCTCCTACTTCACTTCTTCTACTCCTCCTACTGCTGCTGGCGCCGCCGGACTCATCCGCCGCGCCGGTGGCCGGGCTGATTCCCGAGCTCAAATTCTTTGAAAAATCTATCTCGGCCATCGAGGAAGTCGCCGGCTATTACCTGGAAGAAAAGAAGGAGGAGGGCGTCAAGGACGTCTCCGGCGAGCAGAGCAGCGCCGACGACCGCCAGCTGGGCAACTCGGCGGCCGACAGCTACGGCGCCTTGATCTTCGACCTCCCCGTCGGGACATCGCCGCCGCAGGTCCTCCCCTTTGTCATGGACATCACCACCGACCTCGTCTGGGCGCAGTGCGGCAAGCCCGGGCCCACATACGCACCCACCTTCCGGCCGAACCGCTCCGACTCCTTCTCCCCGATCGGCTGCGCCGACCCGGCATGCAGCCGCCTGATGCCCAAGTACAAATGCGCCGGCCCAAGTGACCGCTGCGGTGGCACCTCCGCCTTCCTTGCCACCGACACGTTCACCTTCGGGACCACGCCCGCCAAAGGCATGGTGTTCGGCTGCATCGGCAAGGTCCCGGAGCGGAACCTCAACAGCACATTcggctccgccggcttcagcaggGGGCCGCTCTCACTCGTGTCGCAGCTCCAGATCTCCAGATTCTCCTACTTcatcgacgacggcggcggcgacaagaGCTTTGTCAGCTTCAGCGTCGCCGACGACGCGGCGCCGGCCAAGGATAAGGGCAGTCGGAGCACGCCGTTGCTCAAGGGCAAGTACCCTGACCTGTACTACGTCAAGCTAACAGGCGTGCAGGTCGACGGCGAGCTCCTCAAGGGCATCCCGGAGGAGACCTTCTCCGGCTCCAGTGGGGTGATCCTCAGCACCACCCTTCCCGTCACCTACCTCGAACAGGCCGCGTACAAGGTTCTGAGGCAAAAGCTCTTGACCCAGATCCTGCAGCAGAAGGTCGTCGGGGTACCCAAAAGCCCCGATGAGGACCGCCTGTGCTTCCCCACCAAGGAATTTGCCGCTGTCAAGGTTCCCACGGTCGCGCTGGTGTTTGACGGCGCCGACGCGGCGATGGAGCTCAATGTGAAGAACTACTTCTTCAACGTCGCCGGTAGTGGCCAGACTTGCCTCACCATACGTCCATCGACTGGTGGGTCCGTCCTCGGCAGCCTGCTGCAGACGGGCAGGAACATGACCTACGACATCCACGACGAAGGCGGCGTGCTGACGTTTGGGCCGGCAATGCCCGCCGGTGGGCAAGCTGCGGCGGCGACCAAGGGTGGTGCCCCTGCGCCGGCGCAGGCGTCGCTCGTGACAATAGCCACTCTTCTACTTCTAGGGCGGGTGCTTATCTTCTAG